DNA sequence from the Oncorhynchus clarkii lewisi isolate Uvic-CL-2024 chromosome 9, UVic_Ocla_1.0, whole genome shotgun sequence genome:
ttggtcacctacaaacaagcaagatttctggctctcacagacctgtaacttcttctttaagaggctcctctgtcctccactcgttacctgtattaatggcaactgtttgaacttgtccacaacctcaaacagtcacactccaaactccactatggccaagaccaaagagctgtcaaaggacaccagaaacaaaattgtagacctgcaccaggctgggaagactgaatctgcaataggtaagcagcttggtttgaagaaatcaactgtgggagcaattattaggaaatggaagacatacaagaccactgataatctccctcgatctggggctccacgcaagatctcaccctgtggggtcaaaattatcacaagaacggtgagcaaaaatcccagaaccacacggggggacctagtgaatgacctgcatagagctgggaccaaagtaacaaagcctaccatcagtaacacactacgccgccagggactcacaTCCtccagtgccagacgtgtccccctgcttaagccagtacatgtccaggcccgtctgaagtttgctagagagcatttggatgatccagaagaagattgggagaatgtcatatggtcagatgaaaccaaaatataactttttggcaaaaactcaactcgtcgtgtttggaggacaaagaatgctgagttgcatccaaagaacaccatacctactgtgagcatggcggtggaaacatcatgctttggggctgtttatctgcaaagggaccaggacgactgatccgtggaaaggaaagaatgaatggggccatgtattgtgagattttgagtgaaaacctccttccatcagcaagggcattgaagatgaaacgtggctgggtctttcagcatgacaatgatcccaagcacaccgcccgggcaacggagtggcttcgtaagaagcatttcaaggtcctggagtggcctagccaggtcaccagatctcaaccccatagaaaatctttggagggagttgaaagtccgtgttgcccagcaacagccccaaaacatcactgctctagaggagttctgcatggaggaatgggccaaaataccagcaacagtgtgtgaaaaccttgtgaagacttacagaaaatgtttgacctctgtcattgccaacaaagggtatataacaaagtattgagataaacttttgttattgaccaaatacttattttccaccataatttgcaaataaattcattaaaaatcctacaatgtgattttctggatttttttttctaattttgtctgtcatagttgaagtgtacctataattacaggcctctctcgtctttttaagtgggagaacttgcacaattggtggctgactaaatacttttttgccccactctatatatacagtgccttgcgaaagtattcggcccccttgaactttgcgaccttttgccacatttcaggcttcaaacataaagatataaaactgtatttttttgtgaagaatcaacaacaagtgggacacagtcatgaagtggaacgacatttattggatatttcaaacttttttaacaaatcaaaaactgaaaaattgggcgtgcaaaattattcagcccccttaagttaatactttgtagcgccaccttttgctgcgattacagctgtaagtcgcttggggtatgtctctatcagttttgcacatcgagagactgaatttttttcccattcctccttgcaaaacagctcgagctcagtgaggttggatggagaggatttgtgaacagcagtttccagttctttccacagattctcgattggattcaggtctggactttgacttggccattctaacacctggatatgtttatttttgaaccattccattgtagattttgctttatgttttggatcattgtcttgttggaagacaaatctccgtcccagtctcaggtcttttgcagactccatcaggttttcttccagaatggtcctgtatttggctccatccatcttcccatcaattttaaccatcttccctgtccctgctgaagaaaagcaggcccaaaccatgatgctgccaccaccatgtttgacagttgggatggtgtgttcagagtgatgagctgtgttgcttttacgccaaacataacgttttgcattgttgccaaaaagttcaattttggtttcatctgaccagagcaccgtcttccacatgtttggtgtgtctcccaggtggcttgtggcaaactttaaacaacactttttatggatatctttaagaaatggctttcttcttgccactcttccataaaggccagatttgtgcaatatacgactgattgttgtcctatggacagagtctcccacctcagctgtagatttctgcagttcatccagagtgatcatgggcctcttggctgcatctctgatcagtcttctccttgtatgagctgaaagtttagagggacggccaggtcttggtagatttgcagtggtctgatactccttccatttcaatattatcgcttgcacagtgctccttgggatgtttaaagcttgggaaatctttttgtatccaaatctggctttaaacttcttcacaacagtatctcggacctgcctggtgtgttccttgttcttcatgatgctctctgcgcttttgacggacctctgagactatcacagtgcaggtgcatttatacggagacttgattacacacaggtggattgtatttatcatcattagtcatttaggtcaacattggatcattcagagatcctcactgaacttctggagagagtttcctgcactgaaagtaaaggggctgaataaatttgcacgcccaatttttcagtttttgatctgttaaaaaagtttgaaatatccaataaatgtcgttccacttcatgattgtgtcccacttgttgttgattcttcacaaaaaaatccagttttatatctttatgtttgaagcctgaaatgtggcaaaaggtcgcagagttcaagggggccgaatactttcgcaaggcactgtatatatatatatatatatatattaacctaACAAAGTAGTATGTGTATGCTATACTCATAATGCACAGAACTTTGGGATTTGTGTATGTgaataaaaagtaaataaaaagtattattgttgttattatcaaTATCATATATATGCCGTTTAGGTACCTACGTGGTCCCAGAGTACAACGACACTGTGAAGATCCAAAGTAGTGCCTCCAGCCGTAGTTCCAGACTCGACCTGAAGGGAGGCGCTGTGGAGGAGGTCAGCCAACTCTGCTGTGTTTTCATCACATTTCCCTCTGGGGTGCGGGAGCACTGTACACATACCCGGATCAATGAAAACACTGgtactctccctctctacctttatcttatttctctctctctctctctctctctctctctctctctctctctcacttcaatttcaatttaaggggcaaTGTAAGCATATGTTTACAttcccaaagcaagtgaaatagattttttaaaaagggacataaacaataaaaaattaacagaaaacattacattcacacactctctctgtctctctctctgtctctctctctctctctctctctctctctctctctctctctctctctctctctctctcactctcactctcactctcactctgtgtgtctctctcactctgtgtgtctctctccactctctcaatttcaattcaaggggctttattggcatggcaaACATATGTTTACCTTcccaagcaagtgaaatagataattaacaaaggtttctctctctgtctatgtgaaATACATCCTGGGcattcccttctctcacttcctctctcacttcctctctcattttctctgttgtgttgtgttttacatgtctgtgtgtctgtccacagCAGAGGCCCATGATCTTCTGCTGTTGGTAGTACTGTGTTtgacatgtctgtgtgtctgtccacagTGGAGGCCCATGATCTTCTGCTGTTGGAAGTACTGTGTTtgacatgtctgtgtgtctgtccacagTGGAGGCCCACAATCTTCTGCTGTTGGTAGTACTGTGTTtgacatgtctgtgtgtctgtccacagTGGAGGCCCACGATCTTCTGCTGTTGGTAGTACTATGTTtgacatgtctgtgtgtctgtccacagTGGAGGCCCACGATCTTCTGCTGTTGGTAGTACTATGTTtgacatgtctgtgtgtctgtccacagCGGAGGCCCATGATCTTCTGCTGTTGGTAGTACTGTGTTtgacatgtctgtgtgtctgtccacagTGGAGGCCCATGATCTTCTGCTGTTGGTAGTACTGTGTTtgacatgtctgtgtgtctgtccacagTGGAGGCCCACGATCTTCTGCTGTTGGTAGTACTGTGTTTgacatgtttgtgtgtctgtccacAGTGGAGGCCCATGACCTTCTGCTGTTGGTAGTACTATGTTtgacatgtctgtgtgtctgtccacagTGGAGGCCCATGATCTTCTGCTGTTGGTAGTACTGTGTTtgacatgtctgtgtgtctgtccacagTGGAGGCCCATGATCTTCTGCTGTTGGTAGTACTGTGTTtgacatgtctgtgtgtctgtccacagCAGAGGCCCAGGAGTCAGAGGATGCACAGCGGCTGCTAGGGGAAAGAACTTTGGAACAGTGGTCCCTGTTGGTAGGAGGCTCTACCATCAGCATCCTGAGCATTGTGACCTCACTGTACTACTGCTGGAAGTACTGCTGCAGACACTGCTGTCACAGGTAGGCCTACCTCAGTGGAGGTTggtgctgtttaagatgaggCTACTGTGGACCATTGAAAAACTTTTTGTCTGTCTCTCAACCTATCAAAATCATTCTTCCCTCTGTATCTCTATTCCAAGCTCATTTTACTGTCTCTCCATTATCTCTATCACTGCTCTCTCTTCCGCTTTGttttttctctttgtctctctctgtcacacacaggaTGGAAAGACAggcctcactctctctgtcagtaAAGTTTCCAGTAGCACTGATTCTAACACCAAATGTTATCAGCTCTCTGACTCTAACAACAAGACTCATCTGCTCTCTGACTCTAACAACAAGACTCATCTGCTCTCTGACTCTAACAACAAGACTCATCTGCTCTCTGACTCTAACAACGAGACTTATCTGCTCTCTGACTCTAAACCAAGACTTATCAGCTCTCTGACTCTAAAAGAAGACGTATCAGTTCTCTGACTCTAAACCAAGACTTATCAGCTCTCTGACTCTAACAACAAGACGTATCTGCTCTCTGACTCTAACACCAAATGTTTTCAGTTCTCTGACTCTAAACCAAGACTTATGTGCTCTTGTCTCTTGTTCCAGGAGGCGAATGTTTGAGGTAGAGGCGTATCTGACAGATCAACACACAGAATCAGAAGTAAAATTATTTTCTCAGCTACACTTTTAGCTTAACATGCCGTTTTGACACAATGGAAACTTACATCCTTACGTAGAAATCCTTTATCTAGAAAGGAAGTGTTGTAACCTAAAGCACACGGAAAAGGTCATTGGTGAAAGTTAATATAGGCTACCTAACCACATGTCTCTCTAGAGTCATAGAGATAGAGCCATTGCCTGTCTCTATGGGTAGAGTGACCTCAGTAAACATAGTGACCTGCGTTACCATGAAAACCCACAGGGCCCCCCATTCGGCATGGTTATCACCATGGTTTCCTGTTGTTCACTGTCTCGGGCCATCGCTCAGccgtttctcactctctctcacacacacacacacacacacacacacacacacacacacacacacacacacacacacacacacacacacacacacacacacacacacactggtaaatGTGGTTTGGTGTTTATCATACTTGGGTTCACAATAGTGTAACACACAGTAGCTGGTGTACTGTTAACAGGGCAGAATACTCAGTCTGTCAAGCAAAGCATTTTATACCATTTGCTGTGTGGTCAGATTTAGTGTGATGTGAACATTGCAGTGAGAATTGCTTTCATTACACTTCTGTTACAGTCCTCCTTTTCATTTGGTCTTTACATTTACATGATAGAACATGATGAAATGTAAACTGATACGAGCAAcaacaacatctctctctctctctcatccagggGGTCACAGAGGAGCCCCCCCAGCAACCCCCTCTTCCCTCAcccccccagcctcagccccagggTTTTGACCCCTCCAAGCTCTATGCTAAGATCAAGCTGGACCTGCTGTATGGACGGCTGTGGAAGGCCTACCAGGGGACGGCCACAACCTGGGGCCCCACAACACAGCACGGGCCACAACAAGGGCCACAACAAGGGCGACAGCAAGTGGCAGAGCCAGGGCCACAAAAGGTATGTCTTTCTTTCTACACGTTTTATATTTATCTATGCATGAGGAAACCTCACT
Encoded proteins:
- the LOC139417090 gene encoding uncharacterized protein, which produces MRKHWVYCLLALVLIHTGVAGSVISVSHTQDRGHLSITCRLLSENDTVSQINWEMISSHNHTTTKLKLGTFHPVFGTYVVPEYNDTVKIQSSASSRSSRLDLKGGAVEEVSQLCCVFITFPSGVREHCTHTRINENTAEAQESEDAQRLLGERTLEQWSLLVGGSTISILSIVTSLYYCWKYCCRHCCHRRRMFEVEAYLTDQHTESEGVTEEPPQQPPLPSPPQPQPQGFDPSKLYAKIKLDLLYGRLWKAYQGTATTWGPTTQHGPQQGPQQGRQQVAEPGPQKREEPEESVLQLEPEHQPPLEGREEPVTEPETESELIPPPTLDPGTQMEEMESDTGL